The Fulvia fulva chromosome 13, complete sequence genome window below encodes:
- a CDS encoding putative alpha-glucuronidase A: protein MLTLLTLSLLPFAIAEDGLQAWLRYAPLPHGHHPTFLPSRVIALNESSGSPVFTAGQEAQIGLKSIFGHEVDICHSGEHAASSVIIATLDQYRATYDQELEVNLLEDGFWLSINQDTVTILGQNERGALYGTYEYLSMLAQGNFSEVEYGISPAAPIRWTNEWDNMDGSIERGFAGASIFFNDGRIVTNLTRAAEYARLLASIRVNAVVVNNVNANYTTLNPDNIEGLGRIADVFRPYGVQLGMSLYFASPANLTSLDTYDPLDGAVIDFWNNKTDEIYRRIPDMAGYLVKANSEGQPGPMHYNRTLAEGANLFARALQPHGGILMFRAFVYDNHINETDWYADRANAAGDFFDPLDGEFDENVVVQIKYGPIDFQVREPVSPLFANLRNTSTAIELQVAQEYLGQQCHLVYLPPLWKTITDFDLRIDNSTSFVRDVMTGGHFKRSLGGSAAVVNVGRNTTWLGSHLAMSNLYAYGRMAWDWTLDPEDILQDWIRLTFGPDPEVMDTITKMSMDSWPAYENYSGNLGIQTLTDILYTHFGPNPQSQDNNGWGQWTRADSDSIGMDRTVSNGTGFSGQYPPEVHAVYEDIDTTPDDLLLWFHHVGYDHKLKCGKTVIQHFYDAHYAGADTAQDFVSQWSSLKGSIDEERFEHVLFRQEFQAGHSIVWRDAIVNFYHNLSGIDDELGRVGHHPHRIEAESMDLEGYVTYAVSPFETASKSTAIVTSTNTTTGTATAKLDFEPGTYDLAVNYYDMYGGNSTYEVLLNGAMVGNWTGDIVDTGKLGHTPSIYLDGHSAMRITFRNITIEKGDLLKVVGTPSGVEPAPLDYVVLLPPGVVD from the exons ATGCTCACACTCCTGACCCTTTCACTCCTTCCGTTCGCCATTGCGGAAGATGGTCTGCAGGCTTGGCTTCGCTACGCGCCTCTACCGCATGGCCATCATCCTACGTTTCTTCCTTCACGAGTTATCGCTCTCAATGAGTCCAGTGGCAGTCCAGTCTTCACGGCTGGGCAAGAAGCCCAGATTGGTCTGAAGAGCATTTTCGGGCACGAGGTTGACATTTGTCATTCGGGAGAGCATGCTGCCTCTTCTGTGATTATCGCAACACTGGACCAGTATCGGGCGACTTACGATCAAGAACTCGAAGTCAATCTCCTCGAGGATGGCTTCTGGCTCAGCATCAATCAGGACACCGTTACAATCCTTGGCCAGAACGAACGTGGAGCTCTTTACGGCACATACGAATACCTCTCCATGCTAGCGCAGGGCAACTTCTCGGAGGTCGAATATGGTATAAGTCCCGCCGCCCCTATACGTTGGACCAACGAGTGGGACAATATGGATGGCTCGATCGAGCGTGGCTTTGCTGGAGCTTCCATCTTCTTCAATGACGGTCGCATTGTCACCAACCTGACTCGCGCTGCCGAGTATGCTCGACTTCTTGCATCGATCCGAGTCAATGCTGTGGTGGTCAATAAT GTCAATGCCAACTACACCACCCTTAACCCAGACAACATCGAGGGTCTCGGCAGGATCGCAGATGTTTTCAGACCTTATGGTGTGCAGCTAGGCATGTCCTTGTATTTCGCGTCGCCTGCGAATCTTACCTCCCTTGACACGTACGATCCACTAGACGGCGCTGTCATTGACTTCTGGAACAACAAGACCGACGAGATCTACCGCCGTATCCCGGACATGGCAGGGTATCTGGTCAAAGCTAACTCCGAGGGCCAGCCTGGGCCGATGCACTACAATCGAACTCTGGCTGAGGGAGCCAATCTGTTCGCAAGAGCCTTACAACCGCATGGCGGCATCTTGATGTTCAGAGCTTTTGTCTATGACAACCACATCAACGAGACCGACTGGTACGCCGACCGAGCAAACGCTGCTGGAGACTTCTTTGACCCACTAGATGGAGAATTTGATGAGAATGTGGTTGTGCAGATCAAATACGGCCCAATCGACTTCCAGGTTCGTGAGCCAGTCTCGCCCCTCTTCGCCAATCTCAGAAACACTAGCACTGCCATCGAGCTTCAGGTCGCACAAGAGTATCTTGGCCAGCAGTGTCACCTAGTCTACTTGCCACCACTTTGGAAGACAATCACAGATTTTGATCTTCGGATCGACAACTCCACTTCCTTTGTGCGGGACGTCATGACAGGTGGGCACTTCAAGCGGTCGCTCGGAGGCTCCGCGGCAGTCGTCAACGTTGGCCGGAACACGACTTGGCTCGGTAGCCATCTGGCAATGTCAAACCTGTACGCTTATGGCAGGATGGCTTGGGATTGGACTCTTGACCCCGAGGACATCTTGCAAGACTGGATACGTCTGACATTCGGACCAGACCCGGAGGTCATGGATACTATCACAAAGATGTCCATGGACTCCTGGCCAGCGTATGAGAACTACAGCGGTAATCTCGGAATACAAACGCTGACCGACATCTTGTACACCCACTTCGGGCCCAACCCGCAAAGCCAAGACAACAATGGTTGGGGCCAGTGGACACGCGCGGACTCGGACAGCATTGGCATGGATCGTACTGTCAGCAATGGCACTGGTTTCTCGGGACAGTATCCGCCAGAAGTGCATGCCGTGTACGAAGACATCGACACGACTCCGGATGATCTACTGCTCTGGTTCCATCACGTTGGATACGACCACAAACTCAAGTGTGGCAAGACCGTCATTCAGCACTTCTACGATGCGCATTACGCCGGTGCCGACACAGCACAAGACTTTGTGTCGCAGTGGTCAAGTCTCAAAGGCTCGATCGACGAAGAGCGCTTCGAACATGTTCTATTCCGACAAGAGTTCCAAGCGGGGCACTCCATCGTGTGGCGTGACGCTATCGTGAACTTCTACCACAATCTCTCCGGTATCGACGATGAGCTTGGACGTGTTGGCCATCATCCACACAGAATTGAAGCCGAGTCCATGGATCTGGAAGGATACGTGACGTACGCCGTTAGCCCGTTCGAGACGGCTTCTAAGTCAACAGCGATTGTCACTAGCACGAACACGACTACTGGAACGGCAACTGCCAAACTGGATTTCGAGCCTGGCACATACGATCTCGCCGTCAATTACTACGATATGTATGGTGGCAACAGTACGTACGAGGTGCTGCTCAATGGTGCCATGGTTGGGAACTGGACCGGCGATATTGTGGATACTGGCAAGCTTGGCCATACGCCCTCGATTTACCTGGATGGACACTCGGCGATGAGGATCACGTTCAGGAATATCACTATTGAGAAAGGTGATCTGTTGAAGGTTGTAGGTACGCCGAGTGGTGTAGAGCCGGCGCCGCTTGATTACGTCGTACTTTTGCCGCCTGGGGTAGTCGACTGA
- a CDS encoding telomere-associated protein 1 — MSRTDNASAYRPTSLDFINLPNPIEPDGSGSQKHPLNGTPRLEKARLDSASNQDLFKLILDRNDERPPKRQKPSDTALLDLPRLPVRNPAKRLRIPPTLSGLHQPPPDAGLLPSISVEQPQVLPPRHSDQVVHDNREKAVEKTNSTSAPSQKNESAKTSSQPSKQKQKRGKRNKWSDEETEDLLKGVARFGIGNWTKILKCPDYDFHLRTALDLKDRFRVCRPDDYRSTKDQPATERSVIVKGPVPERVSDDKLAKLGITEAFGKKAGRSGYTDAEDDALFRGFEKYGHQWAKIRSDSSFGLTSRKPADLRDHFRARFPDEYSKGGRSSRPSKSAASSDPTADVDPKRTPSQDSDRQPEASKSANEPTVVASKDETYTLKTSFSKKPHQPSLFALDDVFLNTPFDIADDDGENIVLDRGILDWATDVTRPPAPDLLKNSGIDPRMTLMLPKPVSNVPPAASLPPTSNHATNLPSLSGLMPDTVNPNQLELPSLTKWYESGGHEGRLGGGVTIPALEELLGTLNNA, encoded by the coding sequence ATGTCTCGTACAGACAACGCCTCGGCATACCGGCCGACGTCTCTGGACTTCATCAACCTCCCGAACCCGATTGAGCCGGATGGCAGTGGATCTCAGAAACATCCCTTGAACGGCACTCCACGGCTGGAGAAGGCGCGACTGGACTCCGCCTCGAACCAGGACCTCTTCAAGCTCATACTTGATCGGAACGATGAGCGCCCGCCGAAACGACAGAAGCCATCTGATACTGCTCTTCTTGATCTGCCAAGACTGCCCGTTAGGAACCCTGCAAAGCGTCTTCGGATACCGCCGACATTATCCGGACTTCATCAACCGCCTCCAGATGCAGGACTCTTACCCTCGATTAGCGTCGAGCAGCCTCAAGTCCTCCCTCCTCGTCACTCTGACCAAGTGGTACATGATAATCGAGAGAAGGCCGTCGAGAAGACGAATTCCACGTCTGCACCATCTCAAAAGAATGAGTCTGCCAAGACGTCCTCTCAGCCGTCCAAGCAGAAGCAGAAACGTGGCAAACGCAACAAATGGAGCGATGAGGAGACTGAGGACCTACTGAAGGGAGTGGCGCGCTTTGGCATAGGTAATTGGACCAAGATTTTGAAGTGCCCAGACTATGACTTCCATCTGCGAACAGCTCTGGACCTCAAAGACAGGTTCCGAGTATGTCGCCCTGATGACTACAGGTCAACGAAAGATCAACCTGCCACTGAACGTAGCGTTATCGTCAAAGGTCCAGTGCCAGAACGTGTGTCTGACGACAAGCTGGCGAAGCTTGGCATTACCGAGGCCTTTGGGAAGAAAGCAGGCCGAAGTGGATATACAGATGCTGAAGATGATGCTTTGTTCAGAGGCTTTGAGAAATATGGGCATCAATGGGCCAAGATCAGAAGTGACAGCAGCTTTGGCTTGACCTCACGCAAGCCCGCCGACTTGCGAGATCATTTCCGAGCTCGTTTTCCTGACGAGTACTCTAAGGGAGGCCGTTCGTCAAGACCCAGCAAATCAGCGGCATCATCTGACCCTACAGCTGATGTTGATCCTAAGCGCACGCCATCGCAAGATAGTGATCGTCAACCAGAGGCTTCCAAATCAGCGAATGAGCCAACAGTGGTTGCCTCGAAAGACGAGACGTACACTCTCAAGACAAGCTTCAGTAAGAAGCCACACCAACCATCACTCTTCGCGCTGGACGATGTCTTTCTTAACACACCCTTCGATATTGCCGATGACGACGGCGAGAACATCGTGCTAGACCGCGGCATTCTGGATTGGGCCACAGACGTGACGAGACCACCGGCACCAGATCTGCTCAAGAACAGTGGCATTGACCCACGCATGACTCTCATGCTCCCGAAGCCAGTCTCAAACGTTCCACCTGCGGCATCACTACCACCAACATCGAATCACGCCACGAATTTGCCATCGCTGTCGGGTCTGATGCCAGACACAGTCAACCCGAATCAGCTCGAGCTTCCATCACTCACGAAGTGGTACGAAAGTGGTGGTCATGAAGGAAGGCTAGGAGGTGGTGTGACAATTCCAGCGCTGGAGGAGCTACT